GAACAGCGTTCTTGACGCCCCCAGTATACGGTTCATGCACAACGACACGATACAACCCGCGCCTCCGCCCCTCGTAACCGATGCCGTACCGCAGCCGGTGGCTCCCTGGCCTCACACCGTCGCACTCTTCGTGGTGTTGATCGCATCGGCTCTTCTGGGACAACAGCGTGCAGCCGGTATTGCCAACGGTGGAACGCACTGGTATCGCTACGGCTCGACCGTGATGCTCTCGTGGCTGCTGCTGGGCTCGGTCGTCGCGGGCGTCTATCATCGCGGCGCATTCTTCGCAGCCGCACTGCGGAACCGTGCGAGTACGTGGGCACACGAAGCCGGCATCGGAGTTGCCGTCTATCTGTGCGGGATGCTGACGCTCGCTCTCGTAGGCGGGCTCACACAACTAACGCCGCTGCGTCATAAACGTAACGAGGCTGTGGTGTTGGCGATGTTGCCGCATACACCTCTTGAGTTCGTCCTATGGCTTCTGCTGAGCATGACTGCGGGCTTCTGCGAAGAGCTGATCTTTCGCGGCTATCTATTGCAGCAGTTCACCGCATGGACGAGGCGTCCCGTGCTCGCCGTCATCCTCTCGTCAGCGATCTTCGGCGCAGTGCATCTATATGAAGGAGTGGGCGCGATGCTGCCGCTGATGGCGCTGGCGCTACTCTTTGGCTTCATCGCACGACAGCGCAAGGGCGACCTGCGAGCCGTGATGATCGCTCATGCACTCCAGGATTTTCTGGTTGCCATTCTCGCGCTCGCACAACCATGGCTCTCGCATCGACTACCTCATCCTTGAACGTACGATCCTCTCGAAAGTAACGGGAGAGCCCGGCGCGCGAACCAAAGTGGACGAGTTATGAACAGGAATTTTGCATTGCCTTCGTTTTTTTCTTGACACCCTTTTTTCATGAATCTATACCTTCGTTAGCTGGAACGAATGCGTGACAGCAGTGACAGGGAGAATAGCAACCCCAAGGCAAAGCAACACGGCAACACAAACAGGCAAACGCAGCACGGGGGACGCTCATAGCGTCCCCCGTGCTGCGTTTACGCTACGCGCGAAACCTCTTGAATGAAAGGGGTTTCAAGCGCAGCGACTATTTTGACGGAGCATCCGGCGGTGGCGGCGTCCCCTTAGGGATGGAGAGATAACCGGAGATCTGATTCTTCGTGATGGCGTTGACGACGATCTCGTACAGCACCTCGTCCTTGCCCACGTAGAACTGCACCGGCTCATCGATACTCTTGTCCTTCTTCTCGATGTTGCGATCATCCGCACTGACCATCATGGTGTAGCGAGAGTGCTTATCGTCCACCTTCTTGGCCTGGATCTTGATCGACGAGAGCAGCACCGGCTTCTCGCCCTTCTGCAGATGGAACTCAAGATACGTGCGGTCGCCGCGATGCTTCAACATCTCCAGCTCATCGTGATTACGCGCAATCAGCCCGCTCATCACACCGGCATCGCCCATCGTGCGCTGCAACTGGGTCTTGGTGCTCTCAAGATCGCTGCGCGTGGCCGCGATATCCGACTTGGCCCCGCCCACATCGGTCTTGACGGTCGAGACATCGCTGGCGACGGCGCTGATCTGCTTGTTCTGCGCGGCCTGCTCTTCGGCGAGGCGCTCGGTCTCAGCGTTGGCGGCGCGCTGCGCGGCGAGAATGCTCTGGGTCTTCATCTCGATCTGCTTCTGCGTCATGCCGACGCTCGCGCCCATCGTCTCCGTGGTGGCGCGCAGACGCGCGGTGAGCGCCTCTTCCTTTTCCGCAAGCGCGGCGTTCTGCTGGTTAGCCTGCGCGATCTGCTTCTCGGCCGCGTCCAGATGATTGCTGAGACCGTAGCACCAGATCAAAGCTCCGGCAGCGGTCAACAAGGCCAGCACTGCAATGACCAGTACAGGCACCGATCCCGACCGCTCCACTGGTTCAATATAACCCTGCTCGCTCATGCCACTCTCCTTCACGTTCTTCGTTCTTATCGTTGCAGTGCTCTTGCTTGAACACGACGCCCGCACAAATGTTCTGCGTCCAAGCTAAATCAAACGCGCGCCGTCGGCAGAGCAATGTTGCAGCCCGCGCGGGACTAAAATGAAGAGATGGCCGATATCGTCATCGCCGGCGCAGGCATCATCGGGCTCTCGCTGGCACTGGAACTGGAACGTCGGGGGGCACGGGTAACAGTCCTCGAAGCAGGCAAGGCGCTCGCACAGGCAAGTACCGCGGCGGGAGGCATGTTGGCCGCGGAAGATCCGGGCAACCCGGCTGCGCTGCTGGAGCTTTCGCGGCACAGCATCTCCCTTTACCCGGAGTTTCTTGATCGGCTCGAGAGCTTGTCCGGAGAGCGGATTCCGTTCCAGACCTCGTACACCTTGCAGGCGCTCGAATCACCGACAGAGGCGTTGGACGATGCCCGCAGGATCGTACCCTGGCTGGTGACGGGAGAGCACCGCTTTCAACTGCTCGATGAACACTCGATTGATCCGAGGCAACTGGCCGAGGTATTGCTGGCAGCCGTACGCGCCAGCTCTATTGAGTTACTCGAAGAGAACGCGATGACTCGGCTTGCCTCCACGCCCGATGGCGTTCGCATGGAGACAGCGTCGGGACAGACAGTCGCGGGCGACTACCTAGTGGATTGCATGGGGGCATGGTCACCTGCGCCTGTCACTCCAGTGAAGGGGCAGATGCTGGCTGTAGCTCTGCCTGCGGAGCTGCCGCTCGAGGCCGTCGTACGCACGCACGACACTTACATTATCCCGAGGCTCACCGGTCCCAATGCGGGCCGCGTGGTCATCGGGGCAACGGTCGAGAACGCGGGCTACGACAAAACGGTGAAGCCGCACGATATCCTGGCGCTTCACGCGCGCGCCTCGGCCCTGCTGCCACAACTCAAGGACGCGCACTTCGTAGAGTCATGGGCTGGTCTGCGGCCATCCACCGCGGATGGCCTTCCCATCCTTGGCACTACAGCGAAGCAGACGCGCTACATGCTCGCGAACGGACACTATCGAAACGGCATATTACTTGCGCCTGCAACCGCTCAAGTTGTCGCAGATATGTTGGAGAGACGAACGCCGGCGGTCGATCTCAAGGTATTTCGCCCGGAGCGCTTCCAACCGGCGTAAGGCTCAGCCGCTACCTCTAATGCAGGGTTAGAGGATGCTCTCCCAGTGCTCCACGTCGGGCTTGACTGCGAAGTAATCCTGCACCAGCTCTCGCCACTTCGTGAAGCTCTCGG
This is a stretch of genomic DNA from Granulicella sp. WH15. It encodes these proteins:
- a CDS encoding FAD-dependent oxidoreductase; this translates as MADIVIAGAGIIGLSLALELERRGARVTVLEAGKALAQASTAAGGMLAAEDPGNPAALLELSRHSISLYPEFLDRLESLSGERIPFQTSYTLQALESPTEALDDARRIVPWLVTGEHRFQLLDEHSIDPRQLAEVLLAAVRASSIELLEENAMTRLASTPDGVRMETASGQTVAGDYLVDCMGAWSPAPVTPVKGQMLAVALPAELPLEAVVRTHDTYIIPRLTGPNAGRVVIGATVENAGYDKTVKPHDILALHARASALLPQLKDAHFVESWAGLRPSTADGLPILGTTAKQTRYMLANGHYRNGILLAPATAQVVADMLERRTPAVDLKVFRPERFQPA
- a CDS encoding type II CAAX endopeptidase family protein is translated as MHNDTIQPAPPPLVTDAVPQPVAPWPHTVALFVVLIASALLGQQRAAGIANGGTHWYRYGSTVMLSWLLLGSVVAGVYHRGAFFAAALRNRASTWAHEAGIGVAVYLCGMLTLALVGGLTQLTPLRHKRNEAVVLAMLPHTPLEFVLWLLLSMTAGFCEELIFRGYLLQQFTAWTRRPVLAVILSSAIFGAVHLYEGVGAMLPLMALALLFGFIARQRKGDLRAVMIAHALQDFLVAILALAQPWLSHRLPHP